One window of Desulfobacca acetoxidans DSM 11109 genomic DNA carries:
- a CDS encoding TonB-dependent receptor has protein sequence MGQKNSGEERGPINGFMRRLRNVARAASPLLGIMAAALLFAAPAYDNAWAEETAVETAEETKDTAEAKSVTLEAIAVEANRMEEDIGRVPQSVSVIDESEIEDKEIKNIPDVIKEIPNMNTSPSHGNAVNIRGLNASMFTNNNPVVMYIDGVPYTDRWGFDATMANVERIEVLRGPQGALYGKDAIGGVINVITKTPTNVWQGRIGAEYGSFNYIETIFNVQGPVVKDKFFVSAYGQYEQDDGWIKNTYPGMDRDANSKNDRWFGGSLLYRPTDRLSARLNLSYDYVRQNWIDGYGLPGGTPLASFNRGDAEYVNFDVPSFDKTESFSQSLNLAYNFDAVNLTSVTTHRKLDIDHKYDGDYGNNSYYNGLLIFDEHKLDTWTQEFRASSNKKEGFRWVGGVYFDFEQRKQGPYGMQFPTFFGNYEMNAVSCADSSTQAVFGQVMVPLIAGFELTAGGRYQRIEKEIDLNTYYLPVGGSGPPMYTMNGKKTWNVFLPRAALSYLINEHWTPYFSWSQGYMPGGFNYFATSGTVEDNSFKPERSTNYELGVKASYDRLRLAACLFRMDIRDIHVYKAVGTGIWVTSNASKAHSQGAELEATYLPINSVELSAAVGLIDAKYDDYDTGTVNFGGQRIENTPAHTVKIGIAYNHPKGFYTRTDVRNQGATCYYDDANKIFAKKGNYTVLDMKIGYRFGYWDIYAYVKNLTDEAYVTAFQSMSTVAVAGFGQPRTFGTGLRFRF, from the coding sequence GTGGGTCAGAAGAATTCCGGAGAAGAAAGGGGCCCCATCAATGGCTTTATGCGGCGTCTGAGGAATGTGGCGCGCGCCGCCTCCCCGTTACTGGGAATCATGGCGGCGGCTTTGCTGTTCGCCGCCCCAGCATACGATAATGCCTGGGCGGAGGAAACCGCGGTGGAGACAGCGGAGGAGACAAAGGATACGGCCGAGGCGAAATCCGTAACCCTGGAAGCCATTGCCGTAGAAGCGAACCGGATGGAGGAAGACATCGGCAGGGTTCCCCAGAGCGTTTCGGTCATCGACGAATCTGAGATCGAAGACAAGGAGATAAAAAATATCCCCGATGTCATCAAAGAGATTCCCAATATGAACACCAGCCCCTCTCACGGCAACGCCGTAAATATCCGGGGTCTGAACGCCTCCATGTTCACGAACAATAATCCGGTGGTCATGTATATCGACGGGGTGCCGTACACCGACAGGTGGGGTTTCGACGCCACCATGGCTAATGTGGAAAGAATCGAGGTATTGCGGGGTCCCCAGGGGGCCCTCTACGGCAAGGACGCCATCGGCGGGGTAATAAACGTCATTACGAAAACGCCGACCAACGTCTGGCAGGGCAGAATCGGCGCCGAGTACGGCAGTTTCAACTACATCGAGACCATCTTCAATGTGCAGGGGCCGGTAGTCAAGGATAAGTTCTTTGTCAGCGCCTACGGCCAGTACGAGCAGGACGACGGCTGGATCAAGAACACCTACCCAGGCATGGATAGGGATGCGAACAGCAAAAACGACAGGTGGTTCGGCGGCTCCCTGCTTTACAGACCCACGGACAGACTGAGCGCCAGGCTTAACCTGTCCTACGACTACGTAAGGCAAAACTGGATCGACGGCTACGGCCTCCCTGGGGGGACTCCGCTCGCCTCCTTCAACCGGGGAGACGCCGAATATGTAAATTTCGATGTGCCCTCTTTTGATAAAACGGAAAGCTTCTCCCAGAGCCTCAACCTGGCCTATAACTTCGACGCCGTGAACCTGACTTCCGTCACCACCCATAGGAAACTGGACATCGACCACAAATACGACGGCGATTACGGCAACAACAGCTACTATAACGGACTGCTTATATTCGACGAGCACAAACTCGATACCTGGACCCAGGAGTTCAGGGCGTCGAGCAACAAAAAGGAAGGGTTCCGCTGGGTCGGCGGCGTCTATTTCGATTTCGAGCAGCGCAAACAGGGGCCCTACGGTATGCAGTTTCCCACCTTCTTCGGCAATTATGAAATGAACGCGGTATCATGCGCCGACAGCAGCACCCAGGCCGTGTTCGGACAGGTGATGGTGCCCCTGATCGCGGGATTCGAACTTACGGCGGGCGGGCGATACCAGAGAATAGAGAAGGAGATCGATCTAAATACGTACTATCTGCCGGTGGGCGGCAGCGGTCCCCCCATGTACACGATGAACGGCAAGAAAACCTGGAACGTCTTTCTGCCTAGGGCGGCCCTGTCCTACTTGATCAACGAACATTGGACCCCCTATTTTTCCTGGTCGCAGGGTTATATGCCGGGCGGCTTCAATTATTTCGCCACCAGCGGCACAGTCGAAGACAACAGCTTCAAACCCGAGAGATCCACGAACTACGAACTGGGCGTGAAAGCCTCGTATGATCGCCTGCGGCTGGCCGCCTGTCTCTTCAGGATGGACATCAGGGATATCCATGTCTACAAGGCGGTGGGAACGGGGATCTGGGTCACCAGCAACGCCAGTAAGGCCCATTCCCAGGGGGCGGAATTAGAGGCGACGTATCTGCCGATTAACAGTGTCGAACTGAGCGCCGCGGTGGGCTTAATCGACGCCAAATACGACGACTACGACACGGGTACGGTAAATTTTGGGGGCCAAAGGATCGAAAACACCCCAGCCCATACCGTGAAAATCGGCATTGCCTATAATCACCCGAAAGGTTTTTACACCCGGACGGATGTCCGGAACCAGGGCGCCACCTGCTATTATGATGACGCCAACAAAATCTTCGCCAAGAAAGGAAACTATACCGTCTTGGACATGAAGATCGGCTACCGGTTCGGCTACTGGGACATCTACGCCTACGTGAAGAACCTGACCGATGAAGCGTACGTCACCGCATTCCAGTCCATGTCGACAGTGGCCGTGGCCGGTTTTGGCCAGCCGAGGACATTCGGAACGGGCCTCAGGTTCCGGTTCTGA
- a CDS encoding MFS transporter yields the protein MKEPRRSLRWYLLLLFSLYITQYLGISFILETLVAVLRRGGMPLERLGFVYLLGLFWGIKFLWAPVLDRYSLVKSGHFRGWLLILQSLLAISLLLTAGFDPQSGGPAVFFLCMFICFFSSTGDIAADALAYRLLTEDERGYGNAVKTGGGLLGYMLGGGVALMLYARLGWTLTLLILAAVTLLSLVQLIFLREPAHVPSRWEETGYLKRFYSYWTAPGRSRWLVLLVLYPLAISIAYGIIIPMLVDAGWNLARIGFIVNIAGALIGASAAMGAGWLIRKVGRRSMLVGTALAQGLGILLLLLPAWGRHDIFSVCLAVGALMFLHTLAATVMSTVMMDQTDNTSPATDLAMQHSLYQVVGFVASAVSVTFAGKFGYAATICAASGLAFLSLAASVKLYAPGTRRVGVSGAFSPAIDKLEA from the coding sequence TTGAAAGAGCCTCGCCGCTCCTTACGGTGGTATCTCCTGCTGCTCTTCTCGCTGTACATTACGCAATACCTCGGGATCAGTTTCATCTTGGAGACGCTGGTGGCCGTATTGCGCCGGGGAGGGATGCCGCTGGAACGCCTGGGCTTCGTTTACCTCCTGGGACTGTTCTGGGGGATTAAGTTTCTCTGGGCGCCGGTCCTGGACCGCTATTCCCTTGTAAAGAGCGGTCACTTCAGGGGATGGCTCCTGATTCTCCAGTCGCTCCTCGCCATCTCGCTGCTGCTGACGGCGGGATTCGATCCCCAATCAGGGGGTCCGGCCGTTTTCTTTCTCTGCATGTTCATCTGTTTCTTCTCCTCCACGGGTGATATCGCCGCGGACGCGCTGGCCTACCGTCTGCTGACGGAAGACGAGCGGGGATACGGCAACGCAGTCAAAACCGGCGGCGGGCTCCTCGGGTATATGTTGGGCGGAGGCGTGGCGCTGATGCTCTATGCGCGCCTCGGCTGGACTCTCACTCTGCTGATCCTTGCCGCCGTCACCTTGCTATCGCTGGTGCAACTGATCTTTCTCAGGGAACCGGCCCACGTTCCGTCCCGTTGGGAGGAAACGGGGTACCTGAAACGCTTTTACAGCTACTGGACCGCCCCAGGAAGAAGCAGATGGCTGGTACTTCTGGTGCTTTACCCGCTGGCGATCAGCATCGCCTACGGCATAATCATTCCGATGCTGGTGGATGCCGGTTGGAACCTCGCACGCATCGGTTTCATCGTCAATATCGCCGGCGCCCTGATCGGGGCCAGCGCCGCCATGGGAGCGGGGTGGCTGATCCGGAAAGTGGGCCGCCGTTCCATGCTGGTGGGCACGGCCCTCGCCCAGGGACTGGGAATTCTGCTCCTACTGCTCCCCGCCTGGGGAAGACACGACATCTTCAGCGTCTGTCTGGCGGTGGGAGCGCTCATGTTCCTGCACACCCTTGCGGCAACCGTAATGTCCACGGTAATGATGGATCAGACCGACAACACCTCCCCGGCCACGGACCTGGCCATGCAGCACAGCCTGTATCAAGTCGTGGGATTCGTCGCCAGCGCGGTCAGCGTAACCTTTGCCGGCAAGTTCGGCTACGCCGCGACCATTTGCGCCGCTTCCGGCCTGGCGTTTCTCTCGCTGGCCGCCTCCGTAAAGCTCTATGCCCCCGGAACGCGGCGAGTCGGGGTTTCGGGAGCGTTCTCTCCCGCCATCGACAAACTGGAAGCGTAA